Proteins from a genomic interval of Rhodothermales bacterium:
- a CDS encoding beta-lactamase family protein: MRPARFLLSVLILSAASSAHAQDWASVEREHQRLIASSGIVGSTLALVEGGAVTQRQDLGWAVVDKRPVDIQTLFHWASITKTFTGVAVMQLRDRGLISLEDPIVEYVPELRQAHNPFGSMQDITVGHLMAHAAGFRGSTWPWDGGEDWQPWEPTAWSQLVAMMPYTDIAFEPGSRFQYSNPGIVFLGSMIEAVTGDVFEAYIEKNIFRPLGMRSAYFDVAPWHLAEHRSENYRLVEGSPVANGDFNTGITVSNGGLNATVDDLAKWIGFLTGAVDAPVLSRESLAEMWQEVVPVGEMELGHEGMGLTFWLYPDRGLVGHTGSQRGFFSFMLFDPEEGRGVLATFNTAGGDETGPDTRAVLNAVRLAAAEYLRE, encoded by the coding sequence ATGCGACCCGCACGCTTCCTGCTCTCGGTCCTGATCCTGTCCGCTGCCTCCTCGGCCCACGCCCAGGACTGGGCGTCTGTTGAGCGGGAGCATCAACGGCTGATTGCCTCCTCCGGCATCGTCGGAAGCACGCTCGCCCTGGTTGAGGGCGGTGCCGTAACGCAGCGGCAGGACCTTGGGTGGGCGGTCGTAGACAAGCGACCAGTCGACATCCAGACCCTGTTTCACTGGGCGTCCATCACAAAGACTTTCACAGGCGTCGCGGTCATGCAGCTCAGGGACCGCGGACTCATCTCGCTTGAGGACCCGATTGTCGAATACGTGCCGGAGCTGCGGCAGGCGCACAACCCGTTCGGCTCGATGCAGGACATCACGGTCGGGCACCTCATGGCGCACGCAGCCGGATTCCGGGGTTCGACATGGCCCTGGGACGGCGGTGAGGACTGGCAGCCCTGGGAGCCCACGGCGTGGAGTCAGTTGGTGGCCATGATGCCCTACACGGACATCGCTTTCGAGCCCGGCTCACGATTCCAGTACTCGAATCCCGGCATCGTCTTCCTGGGAAGCATGATTGAAGCGGTGACGGGCGATGTGTTCGAAGCCTACATCGAGAAAAACATCTTCCGGCCGCTCGGCATGCGCTCGGCCTACTTCGACGTGGCGCCGTGGCATCTGGCTGAGCACAGGTCGGAGAACTATCGGCTCGTCGAAGGGAGCCCCGTCGCAAACGGCGATTTCAACACGGGCATCACGGTGTCCAACGGCGGGCTGAATGCCACGGTGGACGATCTGGCGAAGTGGATCGGCTTCCTCACCGGCGCCGTGGATGCCCCGGTCCTGAGCCGGGAGAGCCTTGCTGAAATGTGGCAGGAGGTGGTGCCCGTGGGGGAGATGGAACTCGGCCATGAAGGCATGGGGCTCACGTTCTGGCTCTATCCGGATCGAGGGCTGGTCGGACATACCGGGAGTCAGCGGGGGTTCTTTTCCTTCATGCTGTTCGATCCGGAGGAAGGGCGTGGGGTGCTGGCGACATTCAACACTGCCGGTGGGGATGAGACTGGACCGGATACAAGGGCCGTGCTGAACGCGGTGAGGTTGGCGGCCGCGGAGTACCTGCGGGAGTAG
- a CDS encoding T9SS type A sorting domain-containing protein: MTRRCASRPATRAWPKSIAVWGFSRLFASLLVVAGSLQTVSGQAVHAANLGLFETSLTSEGVEAVDVSAAGVILGYASRGTAQFFNRGASGWEAGVELPQGGRGVAIGDSLAVLDEGRQCAQDCRDAVSVYRRTGGEWTLLATLRDPLPNGFFGYALDVWGEWVAVAGAQPDGKGIVYLYKATESTVVLDQTLVAPTPVASDGFAATISLSGGTLAVNSYHTFSTYVLRGDAWSFERAFFGAPVADIAPSGARLATVLNQSGGGVEVTVYVRSEAEWEVESKVVLEGSIFAAATTQMNDDFIAVPVVPVGQIFGNNELRLLSRHGGHWVQEGMVAVAAIPDDSTWDIALDSSRIVVGGSNFTNTSGGASVVESLPRSGHMAVDAVYPTSVGEGGVVTVSILGSGFTESTTVSLERGAQIWEPLRLRVSPTGNLLSIQLDTGGRFLDSWTVVASGAGSERASLVDGLHVVPLEAPVVLASYVGPPATTEGLNNATIQLTNSGNVDAILVPLRVGGFPEDAPPRLRGGVGDWFPSLPESDLVLDSTDAALATSLLIPRVPPGIPCLLDMEYVRPGTSDADVRLTLATSPPLVGVDPLSSSAGKGGRIGDACLKAGLLAALEEVASAYGGRIKMKCINEMIGHLSTLAGLGINVAGDSDAPIDYIKLLFETFKQALVCSGHALSGSTAIGLALSLSGSIGRGIEAIDKCLEDEWKEELQRPLDWPGPHSVPLPHRRSEDPNELRGPLGHGERRMVSAESVLSYTILFENLVSATAPARRVEISTILDPELFDLETFGFGTVSLADSTIAGDAWNRSSTSSLLDLRPAVDALVYLTSSLDETSGEVRWVMTALDPSTGSMTTNPLNGFLPPNHLPPGGEGAVSFSVRPRGELTTGSVLSASADIVFDSNPSIRTNQWSNVLDADPPVSMIESVQEADSSNYVVSWSGSDVGAGIASYSIYVSRDGNDFERWLRTSETNGVFHGDTLATYQFVSVASDLAGNMEEATFDSWTATARPPELPSSLGISLRSPFPNPALESVTVPFAVSHAGRVTLELYDTLGRRLVTVTEEEFYLPGNHEVSVDLEGLASGVYLILAKAGGHATTSMIVRR; the protein is encoded by the coding sequence ATGACACGGCGCTGCGCCTCCCGCCCGGCAACGCGCGCCTGGCCCAAGAGCATTGCAGTGTGGGGATTCAGCCGACTGTTCGCGTCGCTGCTTGTGGTGGCCGGGTCTCTACAGACGGTCAGTGGCCAAGCCGTTCACGCTGCCAATCTTGGGCTATTCGAGACCAGCCTGACGTCGGAGGGCGTTGAAGCGGTCGATGTGAGCGCTGCTGGCGTGATTCTCGGATACGCCTCGCGCGGTACCGCACAGTTTTTCAATAGGGGAGCCTCCGGATGGGAGGCCGGGGTAGAACTTCCACAGGGCGGCCGCGGCGTCGCGATAGGAGACAGCCTGGCCGTGTTGGACGAAGGGCGACAGTGCGCCCAGGACTGTCGGGATGCTGTTTCGGTATATCGACGAACAGGAGGCGAGTGGACGCTTCTGGCGACTCTGAGGGATCCCCTTCCTAATGGTTTCTTCGGGTACGCTCTGGATGTCTGGGGGGAGTGGGTCGCAGTCGCCGGGGCACAGCCGGACGGCAAGGGAATCGTCTACCTCTACAAAGCGACCGAATCAACGGTCGTTTTGGATCAGACCCTTGTCGCGCCGACCCCTGTAGCCTCGGACGGCTTCGCCGCGACTATTTCCCTGTCCGGTGGAACGCTGGCGGTCAACTCCTATCACACCTTCAGCACCTACGTGCTTAGAGGCGATGCGTGGAGCTTTGAGCGGGCCTTCTTCGGTGCTCCCGTCGCCGATATCGCGCCTTCGGGTGCCCGGCTTGCGACAGTGCTCAATCAGTCTGGCGGCGGGGTCGAAGTCACCGTCTACGTAAGGTCCGAGGCAGAGTGGGAGGTCGAGTCCAAGGTTGTCCTGGAAGGCAGCATCTTTGCGGCAGCAACGACTCAAATGAACGACGACTTCATAGCCGTTCCCGTTGTCCCGGTTGGCCAGATCTTTGGCAACAACGAACTGCGGCTGCTATCCCGACATGGTGGCCATTGGGTGCAGGAAGGGATGGTTGCGGTGGCCGCGATCCCCGATGATTCCACCTGGGACATCGCCCTGGATTCGAGTCGAATTGTCGTAGGCGGGTCCAACTTCACGAATACGAGCGGCGGGGCGTCTGTCGTCGAGAGCCTGCCCCGGTCCGGCCATATGGCAGTCGATGCGGTCTATCCGACATCCGTCGGGGAGGGTGGGGTGGTCACGGTGTCCATCCTGGGGAGCGGATTCACCGAGTCGACGACCGTCAGTCTTGAGAGGGGGGCACAGATCTGGGAGCCGCTACGGCTCCGCGTGTCTCCGACGGGGAACCTGCTGTCCATCCAGCTCGACACGGGAGGGAGGTTTCTGGACTCGTGGACCGTCGTGGCTAGCGGAGCGGGTTCGGAACGAGCTAGTCTTGTGGACGGGCTGCACGTTGTTCCTCTCGAGGCTCCAGTTGTGCTAGCCTCGTACGTCGGGCCTCCAGCTACGACCGAGGGACTGAACAACGCGACCATCCAGTTGACCAACTCCGGGAATGTCGACGCAATCCTCGTTCCGCTCAGAGTGGGCGGTTTTCCCGAAGATGCCCCGCCCAGACTACGAGGAGGCGTGGGCGACTGGTTTCCGAGTCTGCCGGAATCTGACCTGGTTCTGGACAGCACAGATGCGGCTCTCGCAACTTCCTTGCTGATCCCCCGGGTCCCACCTGGGATCCCGTGCCTTCTGGATATGGAGTACGTGCGGCCGGGGACGTCGGACGCGGATGTTAGGTTGACCCTGGCCACCTCTCCACCGCTGGTTGGCGTGGATCCGTTGTCCAGTTCGGCCGGAAAGGGGGGGCGCATAGGGGACGCCTGCCTCAAGGCCGGACTACTCGCCGCGCTTGAGGAGGTTGCTTCGGCCTATGGGGGGCGAATAAAGATGAAGTGCATCAACGAGATGATTGGCCACCTGTCGACTTTGGCAGGCTTGGGGATCAATGTGGCTGGTGACTCGGATGCCCCGATTGACTACATCAAGCTGCTGTTCGAGACCTTCAAGCAGGCCCTCGTCTGCAGCGGGCATGCCCTGAGCGGTTCGACGGCGATCGGATTGGCGCTCAGTCTATCAGGATCGATTGGCCGTGGCATCGAGGCCATCGACAAATGCCTGGAAGACGAATGGAAGGAGGAACTGCAGCGGCCACTCGATTGGCCGGGACCGCACTCAGTGCCTTTGCCACACCGGAGGTCTGAGGACCCCAACGAACTCCGAGGCCCACTCGGCCACGGCGAACGCAGAATGGTCTCGGCCGAGTCGGTGCTGTCGTATACCATCCTCTTCGAGAACCTCGTTTCCGCGACCGCTCCCGCTCGCCGGGTTGAGATCTCCACCATCCTGGATCCTGAACTCTTCGATCTCGAGACATTTGGTTTTGGCACCGTCTCGCTTGCTGACTCGACGATCGCTGGGGACGCCTGGAATCGTTCCAGCACCTCTTCGCTCCTGGACCTGCGTCCTGCCGTCGATGCCCTCGTGTACCTCACATCCAGTCTTGACGAGACCTCGGGAGAGGTTCGCTGGGTCATGACGGCACTGGACCCATCGACCGGGTCCATGACGACGAACCCCCTCAACGGATTCCTGCCACCCAATCACCTTCCACCTGGGGGCGAAGGCGCAGTCTCATTCTCTGTCAGGCCTCGCGGAGAGTTGACCACGGGTTCTGTACTCTCGGCAAGTGCGGACATCGTGTTCGACTCGAACCCGTCTATCCGTACCAATCAGTGGTCCAACGTGCTCGACGCGGATCCCCCGGTCTCCATGATCGAGTCTGTGCAGGAAGCAGATTCATCAAACTACGTCGTCTCATGGTCTGGGTCTGACGTCGGCGCCGGTATCGCCTCGTATAGCATCTACGTATCCCGGGACGGCAACGACTTCGAGCGATGGCTGCGGACTTCTGAAACCAACGGTGTATTCCATGGCGACACGCTGGCAACGTATCAGTTTGTCTCTGTAGCGTCCGATCTGGCAGGGAACATGGAGGAAGCGACGTTCGACTCGTGGACTGCGACGGCCCGCCCGCCTGAGCTTCCGTCCTCCCTTGGGATCAGCCTGAGGTCGCCCTTCCCCAATCCCGCCCTGGAGAGCGTGACCGTACCGTTCGCGGTCTCCCACGCGGGCCGGGTCACGCTGGAACTCTACGACACGTTGGGTCGCCGCCTGGTCACGGTTACAGAAGAGGAGTTCTATCTCCCCGGGAATCACGAGGTCAGCGTTGATCTCGAGGGTCTTGCAAGTGGCGTGTACCTGATTCTGGCGAAAGCCGGCGGTCACGCTACTACCTCAATGATCGTTCGTCGGTAG
- a CDS encoding T9SS type A sorting domain-containing protein yields MAHSTSIYRACLLASLLWATGSTAQTITFADFAATVQPGTVVMASESARIELDIGTPGSGNQWVFSYLPALSTQTSILAPAATPFAAEFSGATHVTYGEVADTDFQGEAWVYQALRDTRLSQLGSASNVPGLEGKLVYSPALVVLEFPLELGRAVSSSALATTTTTLGTTTITLADSVHAESVVDATGQLILPDGISRPAVRVRSTRVFRSLSGTTVMEDISFLTSDGYGVSLEEPDSTGVTEGRVTGDVRWAHSGGGTNVHQAHEAASEGIPWGVYPNPVRTNTTLWLDMPSAESARIELTDILGRRLATVFDGVLAPGPHEWSIDASGYPPGVYIWTVRAGAWSASRLMHRSR; encoded by the coding sequence ATGGCGCACTCCACATCCATCTACCGAGCATGCCTGTTGGCCTCACTCTTGTGGGCCACCGGATCGACCGCCCAGACGATCACGTTTGCCGACTTTGCAGCCACCGTCCAGCCGGGTACGGTGGTGATGGCCAGCGAAAGCGCAAGAATCGAGTTGGACATCGGCACACCTGGGAGCGGCAATCAATGGGTCTTCAGCTACCTCCCGGCCCTGTCGACTCAGACTTCAATCCTGGCTCCAGCGGCGACCCCGTTTGCTGCGGAGTTTTCTGGCGCGACGCACGTTACATATGGCGAGGTAGCGGATACTGATTTTCAGGGGGAGGCCTGGGTCTATCAGGCTCTTCGCGACACCAGGCTGTCGCAATTGGGGTCAGCGAGCAATGTCCCGGGGTTAGAAGGGAAGCTGGTCTACAGCCCTGCTCTGGTCGTCCTGGAGTTTCCGCTGGAATTGGGAAGGGCCGTGTCCTCAAGTGCCTTGGCTACTACGACAACTACCCTCGGGACGACCACGATTACGCTCGCCGACAGCGTGCACGCGGAGAGCGTCGTTGACGCGACGGGACAACTCATTCTGCCGGACGGAATCTCTCGACCGGCTGTTCGGGTGAGGAGCACGCGCGTCTTTCGGTCCTTGTCGGGCACGACTGTAATGGAAGACATTTCATTCCTCACGTCCGATGGCTACGGAGTTTCCCTGGAGGAACCCGACTCAACGGGCGTCACCGAGGGCAGGGTGACCGGTGATGTCAGGTGGGCCCATTCCGGCGGGGGCACCAATGTCCACCAAGCCCACGAGGCGGCAAGTGAAGGCATCCCATGGGGCGTGTATCCGAATCCAGTCCGCACCAACACGACCCTGTGGCTCGACATGCCCTCGGCAGAATCCGCGCGCATCGAGTTAACCGACATTCTGGGGCGTCGCCTGGCCACGGTGTTTGACGGGGTGCTCGCTCCGGGCCCTCATGAGTGGAGCATCGATGCAAGTGGATACCCTCCGGGGGTCTATATCTGGACAGTTCGAGCTGGAGCGTGGAGTGCGAGTCGTCTGATGCACCGGAGCCGATGA